In Arthrobacter citreus, a genomic segment contains:
- the cmk gene encoding (d)CMP kinase, whose amino-acid sequence MTEERNPALFRLGKPLVVAIDGPSGSGKSSISREAARRLRAAYLDTGAMYRAVTLYCMEAGIDLSDAVAVEAATRSADIELSTSPDAEWVRVSGRDVTDAIREPSVSSSVSAVATTLGARAELVRRQQQMIADSGLRIVAEGRDITTVVAPRAEVRILLTASEEARMRRRGVQLGGTQSAAALKEQVLTRDAKDSTVMNFQQAADGVVTIDSSDLDFEETVQAVLDVVYSSTH is encoded by the coding sequence GTGACTGAAGAACGTAATCCGGCCCTGTTTCGGCTGGGAAAGCCCCTCGTGGTGGCCATTGACGGCCCTTCGGGGTCCGGCAAGTCCAGCATCAGCCGGGAGGCCGCGCGCCGGCTCCGTGCGGCGTACCTGGACACCGGCGCCATGTACCGGGCGGTCACGCTCTACTGCATGGAAGCCGGCATTGACCTGAGCGACGCAGTGGCCGTGGAAGCCGCGACGCGCAGCGCCGACATTGAGCTCAGCACTTCTCCGGACGCCGAGTGGGTCCGCGTCAGTGGCCGCGACGTGACGGACGCCATCCGCGAGCCTTCGGTGTCCTCCTCCGTGAGCGCCGTGGCGACCACGCTGGGCGCCCGCGCCGAACTGGTCCGCCGCCAGCAGCAGATGATCGCGGACTCCGGCCTGCGCATCGTGGCTGAAGGCCGGGACATCACCACCGTCGTCGCACCGCGGGCCGAGGTGCGTATCCTGCTCACCGCTTCCGAGGAAGCCAGGATGCGGCGCCGCGGCGTCCAGCTCGGCGGCACGCAGAGTGCCGCGGCGCTCAAGGAGCAGGTGCTCACCCGTGATGCCAAGGATTCCACCGTAATGAATTTCCAGCAGGCGGCCGACGGCGTGGTCACGATCGATTCCTCGGACCTGGACTTTGAAGAAACCGTCCAGGCCGTGCTGGACGTGGTGTATTCCAGCACACACTAG
- a CDS encoding ATP-binding protein produces MLTSSGAGCGESFSCWYFRLAPAPDPSRRQGALHDPVPYLPLGRTGFVCVGNNCLLGCWEALKGATVDFLGRRAERATIDSLLFQAQTGLSGTTVVRGEAGIGKTELLEYARREAQSLGFQVVSAVGVESETQFAYAALHQLCSPLLDHAAALPEPQQAALGVALGQQGGSAPDRFLVGLAALNLLAEAAEGGPLLCIVDDAQWLDEASAQVLTFVARRIAAERIVLVFAVRDPTDRNLLPFDGLPVMCLGGLDEADARLLLAGSAHAPLDEDMRDRLLTEARGNPLALLELAGNISVAWTGGFELADVRDTTHRIEDTFRRRADSLPAPTQLLLLTAAVDPTGDVTLLWRAAAHLGIAYEAAAPAEAAGLLEIDGRVQFRHPLVRSAVLRAAAPLDRRRVHGALAAATNLEADPDRRAWHLGQSVLGTDEDAAEELMRSAERARSRGGLAAAAVFMEQAAKVSPDPAARAGRALEAAHAKHEAGGSAAALELLTVAAAGPLDDLQRARLQLLRAQITFHLARGGEGQVMLLAAARSLAPLDPALSRETYLRALEAAMVTGSFRSGSDVQAVTEAARAAPAPVGSPRPSDLLLDGLVSLFTLGYAAGAPGLRRALEAFADDGAAADPMDTTGRCRWGWLASRSAMALFDDELFHTLTVRHIKQTREAGALATLPLALLGRSTMLVLSGELARSAELTAIAAPSKAVPVLHAQLVNCAWRGRPDETAEIHAAILHRAPGDAHGTEDSLSQYAMAVLHNGLGNYDAAFTAATLAYESEALRYHNLAHTELIEAACRSGQPEGAAHAVEELTARALASGTPWGFGLAARSRALTSTGPEAEGQYREAISQLGQCRIASYLARTHLVYGEWLRREGRRHDAREQLRTAHGLLLDMGADGFANRAARELRATGEHPRKRSEQPTDSLTAHELHIARQVATGATSREVATQLFLSPRTIDAHLRSIFRKLGINSRRQLRELPLP; encoded by the coding sequence GTGCTGACCTCTTCCGGTGCGGGTTGTGGTGAATCATTTTCCTGCTGGTACTTCAGGCTCGCACCCGCGCCGGATCCTTCGCGTCGGCAGGGGGCACTGCATGACCCCGTCCCGTATCTGCCCTTGGGCCGGACCGGTTTCGTTTGCGTAGGTAACAATTGCCTACTAGGGTGCTGGGAAGCTCTGAAGGGAGCCACTGTGGATTTCCTGGGTCGACGTGCTGAACGCGCCACGATAGACAGCCTCCTTTTCCAAGCTCAAACGGGGCTGAGTGGAACAACAGTGGTGCGCGGGGAAGCAGGTATCGGAAAGACCGAACTGCTCGAGTACGCGCGCCGTGAGGCGCAATCCTTGGGGTTTCAGGTGGTGTCAGCTGTTGGCGTGGAGTCTGAAACACAGTTCGCCTACGCGGCGTTGCACCAGTTATGTTCGCCATTGCTTGACCACGCGGCTGCCCTGCCCGAGCCGCAGCAGGCCGCCCTCGGCGTGGCGCTGGGGCAGCAAGGCGGATCGGCGCCGGACCGGTTCCTCGTGGGGCTGGCGGCGCTCAACCTGTTGGCGGAGGCGGCCGAGGGAGGGCCGCTTTTGTGCATCGTAGACGATGCACAATGGCTGGATGAGGCATCCGCGCAGGTCCTCACGTTCGTGGCGCGGCGGATAGCGGCTGAGCGCATTGTGCTGGTGTTCGCGGTGCGCGACCCCACCGACCGCAACCTTCTCCCGTTCGACGGCTTGCCCGTCATGTGCCTGGGCGGACTGGACGAAGCCGACGCCCGGCTTCTGCTGGCAGGGTCAGCACATGCCCCGCTGGACGAGGACATGCGGGACCGCCTTTTGACTGAAGCACGCGGGAATCCTCTTGCGCTGCTGGAACTGGCCGGAAACATATCAGTGGCCTGGACGGGCGGTTTCGAGCTGGCCGATGTGCGGGACACCACCCACCGGATCGAGGATACGTTCAGGCGCCGTGCAGACAGCCTGCCGGCGCCGACTCAACTGCTGCTGCTGACCGCGGCTGTCGATCCTACCGGTGATGTGACGCTGCTTTGGCGCGCGGCCGCGCACCTGGGGATCGCCTACGAGGCGGCAGCGCCCGCCGAAGCAGCCGGGCTTTTGGAGATTGACGGCCGGGTGCAGTTCCGCCATCCACTGGTGCGTTCGGCGGTTCTTCGGGCCGCTGCTCCGTTGGACCGCCGCCGAGTGCACGGGGCGCTGGCAGCCGCTACCAATCTGGAGGCCGACCCCGACCGGCGTGCCTGGCACCTGGGGCAGTCCGTGCTGGGAACCGACGAGGACGCCGCCGAGGAGTTGATGCGCTCGGCTGAGCGGGCACGATCCCGCGGCGGGCTGGCCGCCGCCGCGGTGTTCATGGAGCAGGCGGCCAAGGTGAGCCCCGATCCCGCTGCCCGCGCGGGCCGTGCCCTCGAAGCCGCCCATGCCAAGCATGAGGCCGGCGGATCCGCTGCCGCATTGGAGCTGCTGACCGTTGCAGCGGCCGGGCCGTTGGATGACCTGCAGCGCGCCCGTCTCCAACTGCTGCGCGCCCAGATCACGTTCCACCTGGCACGCGGCGGTGAAGGACAGGTGATGCTGCTGGCCGCCGCCAGGAGCCTCGCCCCGCTGGATCCGGCGCTGTCACGGGAAACCTACCTCCGTGCCCTCGAAGCCGCGATGGTCACCGGCAGCTTCCGCAGCGGCAGCGATGTGCAGGCAGTGACTGAAGCTGCCCGCGCCGCGCCGGCCCCGGTCGGATCTCCGAGGCCGTCGGATCTGTTGCTCGACGGGCTGGTCTCCCTGTTCACACTCGGGTACGCGGCCGGTGCGCCCGGCCTGCGGCGTGCGTTGGAGGCGTTCGCTGACGATGGGGCAGCCGCTGACCCCATGGACACCACCGGCAGATGCCGCTGGGGGTGGCTGGCCAGCAGATCCGCAATGGCGCTCTTCGACGACGAGTTGTTCCATACCCTAACCGTCCGCCATATAAAGCAAACCCGTGAGGCCGGCGCTCTGGCCACGCTCCCTCTCGCTCTTCTCGGCAGGTCCACCATGCTGGTGCTATCGGGTGAGCTCGCCCGCAGCGCCGAGCTGACCGCGATCGCGGCGCCTTCCAAAGCAGTCCCCGTGCTCCACGCACAGCTCGTTAACTGCGCCTGGCGGGGCCGTCCGGACGAGACCGCCGAAATCCACGCTGCCATCCTTCACCGGGCACCCGGAGATGCCCACGGCACCGAGGATTCCCTGTCCCAGTACGCCATGGCGGTGCTGCACAACGGACTGGGCAACTACGACGCGGCCTTTACTGCGGCGACCCTTGCCTATGAGTCCGAAGCGCTGAGATACCACAACTTGGCCCACACCGAACTCATTGAAGCGGCATGCCGTTCCGGCCAGCCGGAGGGTGCAGCCCATGCGGTGGAGGAGTTAACCGCCCGGGCTCTGGCCAGCGGAACCCCATGGGGGTTTGGACTGGCGGCGCGCTCACGCGCCCTGACCAGCACCGGGCCGGAGGCGGAGGGACAGTACCGTGAAGCCATCAGCCAGCTCGGGCAGTGTCGGATCGCCAGCTACCTCGCCCGCACCCACCTCGTCTACGGCGAGTGGCTGCGCCGCGAAGGGCGCCGCCATGACGCCCGTGAACAGCTCCGTACCGCGCACGGGCTGCTGCTGGACATGGGTGCGGACGGGTTCGCGAACCGAGCGGCCCGCGAGCTGCGGGCCACCGGGGAGCACCCCCGCAAGCGGAGTGAACAACCGACCGATTCCCTGACCGCCCACGAGCTGCACATTGCCCGGCAGGTGGCCACCGGTGCCACATCCCGCGAAGTTGCCACACAGCTCTTCCTCAGCCCGCGAACGATTGACGCCCACCTGCGCAGCATCTTCCGCAAGCTGGGCATCAATTCGCGCCGGCAACTCCGGGAGCTGCCGCTTCCCTGA
- a CDS encoding small multidrug efflux protein, producing the protein MNPIQELIVNFQELAAQVPEIIRPFIVMLAGAIPFIEGEVASLIGIVGGLNPIVAGLAAATGNFLCVLVVVLVTSRARTAVVKHNRDRAEATRNAALVPAGPGYQGSAALEGSASDKPQSKGRQRFAKWLVRFGVPGASILGPLAIPTQFTSAILIASGTPRGWVLLWQGVAIVLWTTVATVSLWAALTFVVGV; encoded by the coding sequence GTGAACCCTATTCAGGAACTCATCGTCAATTTCCAGGAACTCGCAGCCCAGGTACCCGAGATCATCCGTCCGTTCATCGTGATGCTTGCCGGGGCCATTCCATTCATCGAGGGCGAGGTCGCCTCCCTCATCGGCATAGTGGGCGGCCTGAACCCCATCGTTGCAGGCCTTGCCGCCGCCACCGGAAACTTCCTGTGCGTCCTCGTCGTCGTGCTCGTCACGTCGCGTGCACGCACGGCCGTGGTGAAGCACAACCGGGACCGGGCTGAGGCCACCCGGAACGCCGCACTGGTCCCGGCAGGCCCGGGATACCAGGGATCAGCAGCCCTGGAAGGATCCGCGTCGGATAAACCCCAGTCCAAAGGCCGTCAGCGCTTTGCGAAGTGGCTCGTCCGGTTCGGCGTCCCCGGGGCCAGCATCCTCGGCCCGCTCGCGATCCCGACCCAATTCACCTCAGCGATCCTCATCGCCAGCGGAACACCACGCGGCTGGGTGCTGCTGTGGCAGGGCGTGGCGATCGTTCTCTGGACGACCGTCGCCACGGTGTCGCTCTGGGCCGCCCTCACCTTCGTCGTAGGGGTCTAG
- a CDS encoding AAA family ATPase, whose product MAADVILLTGPPGVGKSTTAGRLARTYPKAVHLQTDDFWHYIAAGHIPPYLSASDAQNQTVMSVIQGAARTYAGGGFVTVVDGIIGPWMLAHFRWTAAGAGAGSGAGTPRVHWIVLRPSREEALRRALARTLPGALVEEGPVTAMWDQFADLGALDRHAIDTSADTPEVTLARVREAVESGAFLLSG is encoded by the coding sequence ATGGCAGCGGACGTCATCCTCCTGACCGGGCCTCCGGGGGTCGGAAAGAGCACAACCGCCGGACGTCTCGCCCGGACCTATCCCAAGGCTGTGCACCTGCAGACTGACGATTTCTGGCATTACATAGCAGCCGGACACATCCCGCCGTACCTGTCCGCGTCGGATGCCCAGAATCAAACGGTGATGAGCGTCATCCAGGGAGCCGCCAGGACGTATGCCGGGGGCGGCTTCGTGACTGTTGTCGACGGCATCATCGGCCCCTGGATGCTGGCCCACTTCCGCTGGACTGCCGCCGGGGCAGGCGCCGGGTCAGGCGCCGGTACACCCAGGGTGCACTGGATAGTGCTGCGCCCGAGCCGGGAGGAGGCCCTGCGGCGGGCGCTGGCCAGGACATTGCCCGGGGCACTCGTCGAAGAAGGGCCCGTCACCGCGATGTGGGATCAGTTCGCGGATCTGGGAGCCCTGGACCGGCATGCGATCGACACCTCCGCCGATACCCCGGAGGTGACACTGGCAAGAGTCCGGGAAGCCGTGGAAAGCGGGGCATTCCTGCTGAGCGGTTGA
- the der gene encoding ribosome biogenesis GTPase Der — MTNSSYSGTAGDETGQEEYIPAGEDQVNERLANMDDAETELRADTLRAGLDDYELDEEDAALLAGGFEEYDEDAPLLQDPVVAIVGRPNVGKSTLVNRILGRREAVVEDTPGVTRDRVSYPATWNGVNFTLVDTGGWEHDARGIHARVAGQAEVAVDHADAVMLVVDATVGITATDEAVVRMLRGKKKPVIVVANKVDDIQNEADASQLWGLGFGEPYPVSALHGRGTADMLDAVMEVLPEYSAYGGLDKSGGPRRIALIGRPNVGKSSLLNKLAGTERVVVDDTAGTTRDPVDELIELGGRTWRFVDTAGIRRRQHMAQGADFYASLRTQSALEKAEVAVVLLAVDEVLSEQDVRILQLAIESGRALVLAFNKWDLLDDERRRYLQIEIERDLAHVEWAPSVNISAKTGWHKDKLVPALDTALESWDKRIPTGKLNAFLGELVAAHPHPVRGGKQPRILFGTQASSRPPKFVLFTTGFLDPGYRRFITRRLRETFGFEGTPIEVNMRVREKRGKNR; from the coding sequence ATGACGAACTCCTCATATTCCGGCACCGCCGGCGACGAGACGGGCCAGGAAGAGTACATCCCGGCCGGAGAGGACCAGGTTAACGAACGCCTGGCCAACATGGACGACGCCGAGACCGAGCTGCGCGCGGATACGCTGCGCGCCGGTCTGGACGACTACGAACTTGACGAAGAAGACGCAGCCCTGCTGGCCGGCGGCTTCGAAGAGTACGACGAAGACGCGCCGCTGCTGCAGGATCCCGTCGTCGCCATCGTGGGACGGCCGAACGTCGGCAAGTCCACCCTGGTGAACCGTATCCTCGGCCGCCGCGAAGCCGTTGTCGAGGACACCCCCGGTGTCACCCGTGACCGCGTTTCCTACCCCGCCACCTGGAACGGCGTTAACTTCACGCTCGTTGACACCGGCGGCTGGGAGCACGACGCCCGCGGCATCCATGCCCGCGTGGCAGGCCAGGCCGAGGTGGCCGTGGATCACGCCGACGCCGTCATGCTCGTGGTTGACGCCACCGTTGGCATCACCGCCACGGATGAAGCCGTGGTGCGGATGCTCCGCGGCAAGAAGAAGCCGGTCATCGTCGTCGCCAACAAGGTGGACGACATCCAGAACGAAGCCGACGCTTCCCAGCTCTGGGGCCTCGGCTTCGGTGAGCCTTACCCGGTCTCTGCTCTGCACGGCCGCGGCACCGCCGACATGCTCGACGCCGTCATGGAGGTGCTGCCCGAGTACTCTGCCTACGGCGGACTGGACAAGTCCGGCGGACCGCGCCGCATCGCCCTGATTGGACGCCCGAACGTGGGCAAGTCCTCGCTGCTGAACAAGCTGGCCGGCACCGAGCGCGTGGTTGTTGACGACACCGCCGGCACCACCCGCGACCCGGTTGATGAGCTCATCGAACTCGGCGGGCGCACCTGGCGCTTCGTGGACACCGCCGGTATCCGCCGCCGCCAGCACATGGCCCAGGGTGCCGACTTCTACGCCTCGCTGCGTACCCAGTCCGCCCTGGAAAAGGCCGAGGTCGCCGTCGTGCTTCTGGCCGTGGACGAAGTCCTCAGCGAGCAGGATGTCCGCATCCTGCAGCTCGCCATCGAGTCCGGCCGCGCCCTGGTGCTGGCCTTCAACAAGTGGGACCTGCTCGACGACGAACGCCGCCGCTACCTGCAGATCGAAATTGAGCGCGACCTTGCCCATGTGGAGTGGGCTCCGAGCGTGAACATCTCGGCCAAGACGGGCTGGCACAAGGACAAGCTTGTACCCGCCCTGGACACGGCTCTGGAGAGCTGGGACAAGCGCATCCCCACCGGCAAGCTCAATGCCTTCCTGGGCGAGCTCGTCGCGGCGCACCCGCACCCGGTGCGCGGCGGCAAGCAGCCCCGCATCCTCTTCGGCACGCAGGCCTCGTCCCGCCCGCCGAAGTTTGTGCTCTTCACCACCGGATTCCTGGATCCGGGCTACCGCCGCTTCATCACGCGCCGCCTGCGTGAGACGTTCGGTTTCGAGGGCACGCCCATCGAGGTCAACATGCGCGTGCGCGAAAAGCGCGGCAAGAACCGCTAG
- a CDS encoding alpha/beta fold hydrolase — translation MDILFVHGARGWTDDQPMAAELRGIPGAEVLAPHFSDEDMSAAGWRRELNRQLRTLGPQPVVVAHSFGASMVLLHYADDPVEPLPRGLVLLAMPFWGSEGWQAEYSLPMDAELPADLPLFLHQCMDDDVVPADHVDRHASRLSQAIIRRHDSGGHQFQGRMGEVLQDVRMLGH, via the coding sequence ATGGACATCCTCTTTGTTCACGGGGCCCGAGGCTGGACGGATGACCAGCCGATGGCCGCCGAGCTGCGCGGCATCCCGGGAGCCGAAGTGCTGGCGCCCCATTTTTCCGATGAGGACATGTCGGCCGCAGGCTGGCGGCGTGAGCTGAACCGGCAGCTCCGGACCCTCGGCCCGCAACCGGTCGTCGTCGCCCATTCCTTCGGCGCATCCATGGTCCTCCTGCACTACGCGGATGACCCCGTGGAACCCCTGCCCCGCGGGCTGGTCCTGTTGGCGATGCCGTTCTGGGGCTCTGAAGGCTGGCAGGCGGAGTACTCCCTGCCCATGGATGCCGAACTGCCGGCGGATCTGCCGCTGTTCCTCCACCAGTGCATGGACGACGACGTCGTGCCGGCTGATCATGTGGACCGCCACGCGTCCCGGCTTTCGCAGGCCATCATCCGCCGCCATGACAGCGGCGGACACCAGTTTCAGGGGCGGATGGGCGAAGTCCTCCAAGATGTCAGGATGCTGGGACACTGA
- the scpB gene encoding SMC-Scp complex subunit ScpB, translating into MQQNPFDKPEQAGEPGLPGDTPPDIRAAVEAVLMVADEPVTAAELAAVLEVPAEQVQGILSELQREYDGYTGGGPGGTVRSFTSIRGFELRDVAGGWRIYSRAEFAPVVSKFVLGGQSSRLTQAALETLAVIAYRQPVSRARVSAIRGVNVDSVVRTLVQRGLISEAGVEAETGSMMYRTTPYFLERLGLGDLNELPRLAPHLPGLENLAEFEDTTY; encoded by the coding sequence ATGCAGCAGAACCCGTTCGATAAGCCGGAGCAAGCCGGGGAGCCCGGGCTGCCCGGCGATACCCCTCCGGATATCCGTGCCGCCGTCGAGGCCGTGCTGATGGTGGCTGATGAACCCGTCACCGCGGCGGAGCTCGCCGCCGTCCTGGAAGTTCCCGCGGAGCAGGTCCAGGGCATCCTCTCGGAACTGCAGCGGGAGTATGACGGCTATACTGGGGGAGGACCCGGTGGCACAGTACGTAGTTTTACTTCAATAAGAGGTTTTGAACTGCGGGATGTGGCCGGCGGCTGGCGGATCTACTCCCGCGCCGAGTTTGCACCCGTGGTCTCGAAGTTCGTCCTGGGCGGCCAGAGTTCACGTTTGACTCAGGCGGCCCTGGAAACCCTGGCAGTGATTGCCTACCGGCAACCTGTCTCCAGGGCGCGGGTATCAGCCATCCGGGGCGTCAATGTTGACTCCGTCGTCCGGACCCTGGTCCAGCGCGGGCTCATCAGCGAAGCCGGTGTGGAAGCCGAGACAGGTTCAATGATGTACCGGACCACCCCGTACTTCCTGGAACGGCTCGGACTGGGCGACCTCAACGAACTTCCGCGGCTTGCACCGCACCTGCCCGGGCTGGAAAACCTGGCTGAATTTGAAGACACTACTTACTAA
- a CDS encoding HAD family phosphatase encodes MSRLSRPGAWYLFDYGMVISTEPTPADWRALHRVTGLDLQPPGSSYWARRRDFDAGTVDPEQYWSGVLGRAPDQKELRKLEALDAAQWSHLNPNTLAVLDTLRQEGASLALLSNMPAAMSRRYTAEAAWPRYFARLYFSGQLGMIKPDPRIFGHVATDLKARPADIVFIDDNALNIATAKEQGFQTVLHTGTIDLRAELARLAR; translated from the coding sequence ATGAGCCGGCTGTCCCGCCCCGGGGCGTGGTACCTCTTCGACTACGGCATGGTGATCTCCACGGAACCCACGCCTGCGGACTGGCGGGCTCTCCATCGGGTCACCGGACTGGATCTCCAGCCGCCCGGAAGTTCGTACTGGGCACGCCGCAGGGACTTCGACGCCGGAACAGTGGACCCGGAGCAGTACTGGTCCGGGGTCCTGGGTCGGGCCCCGGACCAGAAAGAGCTGCGGAAGTTGGAAGCCCTCGACGCGGCCCAGTGGTCCCACCTCAATCCAAACACCCTGGCGGTGCTGGACACGCTCAGACAAGAGGGTGCTTCCCTGGCCCTGCTGTCGAACATGCCCGCGGCGATGTCACGCCGCTACACCGCCGAGGCTGCGTGGCCCCGGTATTTTGCGCGTCTGTACTTCAGCGGGCAGCTGGGGATGATCAAACCCGATCCCCGGATCTTCGGTCATGTGGCCACAGACCTGAAAGCGCGGCCGGCGGACATTGTCTTCATTGATGACAACGCCCTGAATATAGCCACCGCGAAGGAACAGGGGTTTCAAACGGTGCTGCACACCGGCACCATTGATTTGCGGGCGGAACTGGCCCGGCTCGCCCGGTAA
- a CDS encoding prephenate dehydrogenase has product MGAAQGSATHLTGPVLVIGTGLLGTSIGLGLRRQGVDVVLSDISPSTAAVARDIGAGRLLDTVEEGFTPELVVVAAPPDVTASLAAQALKDWPDAVVVDIASVKGAVLSDLRASGADLSRYVGTHPMAGREKSGPVAALGELFTSMPWVICASAESSPQAVKAAEALAIDLGAVVSRMSAEDHDQSVALVSHLPQVMSSLVASRLQETPAQAMALAGNGLRDVTRIAASDPKLWVQILSGNAPRLVEILYGVREDLNRLIGTLEDPVADGARLDMAQLISEGNTGQARIPGKHGAPPQSFVSFTVLVDDTPGQIARLLTEIGEIGVNLEDLRLEHSSGQQVGRAEISVLPSRVHNLVHELSARGWKVVE; this is encoded by the coding sequence GTGGGCGCGGCACAGGGTTCCGCCACGCACCTGACCGGTCCTGTTCTTGTGATCGGGACCGGCCTGCTCGGCACCAGCATTGGGCTGGGGCTGCGCCGGCAGGGCGTGGACGTTGTTTTGTCGGACATCTCGCCGTCGACGGCGGCGGTGGCCCGGGACATCGGTGCCGGACGCCTGCTGGACACGGTGGAGGAGGGTTTCACGCCCGAACTGGTGGTGGTTGCCGCGCCTCCTGACGTCACCGCGTCCCTGGCTGCGCAGGCGCTGAAGGACTGGCCCGACGCCGTCGTGGTGGACATTGCGAGCGTCAAGGGCGCCGTCCTTTCGGACCTGCGTGCATCCGGCGCCGATCTCAGCCGCTACGTGGGCACCCATCCCATGGCCGGGCGGGAGAAATCCGGTCCGGTTGCCGCGCTGGGTGAGCTGTTCACGTCCATGCCGTGGGTCATCTGCGCCAGCGCCGAAAGTTCGCCGCAGGCCGTCAAGGCCGCTGAAGCGCTGGCCATCGACCTGGGGGCCGTGGTGTCGCGCATGAGCGCCGAGGATCATGACCAGTCTGTGGCTTTGGTCTCGCACCTGCCGCAGGTGATGTCCTCGCTGGTGGCCAGCCGGCTGCAGGAAACCCCTGCGCAGGCCATGGCCCTGGCCGGCAACGGCCTGCGGGACGTGACGCGGATAGCCGCCAGTGATCCCAAGCTGTGGGTGCAGATCCTTTCCGGGAACGCTCCCCGGCTGGTGGAAATCCTCTACGGCGTGCGTGAGGACCTGAACCGTCTTATCGGCACGCTCGAGGATCCCGTGGCCGACGGCGCGCGCCTGGACATGGCGCAGCTGATTTCCGAGGGCAACACGGGACAGGCCCGGATTCCGGGCAAGCACGGCGCGCCGCCGCAGTCGTTCGTCAGCTTCACGGTCCTGGTGGATGACACCCCGGGCCAGATCGCCCGGCTGCTCACCGAGATCGGCGAGATTGGCGTGAACCTTGAAGATCTTCGGCTGGAGCATTCCTCCGGCCAGCAGGTGGGACGGGCGGAGATTTCCGTCCTGCCCAGCCGCGTGCACAACCTCGTACATGAATTAAGCGCCCGCGGGTGGAAGGTAGTGGAGTGA
- a CDS encoding pseudouridine synthase has product MTQAPRSGSGSGRNNPRSSGGAAGGRSFGKGSKPAGSRTGAPRSGGRSGGPRDSEMTAGEFRANGYKPRDESAENRPAKFRSAASRAFDGKGSGASKGSAASKPGAGQFKPEGYKPGQSAKPYGTKGGGASRTGGPQSGQRKSGDRAFRNERFGQNLGAVKRTNTRRPAKPTISEHHDPEGIRLQKVMAQAGVASRRVCEDMIREGRVEVDGEVVTEVGVRVDPQNVTVHVDGMRLQLDENLKYYVFNKPSGVVCTMDDPEGRPCISDFLKSTNKHERLFHVGRLDTNTEGLLLLTNDGELANRLTHPSYEVPKTYLVQVRGPMAQGVGAQMREGMELEDGFASVDSFKLVDSTPGHLLVEVVLHSGRNRIVRRLFDAVGHPVERLVRTQVGPIRVNDQRQGSIRVLGRTEVGHLLASVGL; this is encoded by the coding sequence ATGACACAGGCACCCCGCTCCGGATCCGGATCAGGCCGCAACAACCCGCGCAGCAGCGGGGGAGCAGCCGGCGGCAGGTCCTTCGGTAAGGGCTCCAAGCCTGCCGGTTCCCGCACCGGCGCTCCGCGCTCCGGCGGCCGCTCCGGCGGACCCCGCGATTCCGAGATGACTGCCGGCGAGTTCCGCGCCAACGGTTACAAGCCGCGCGACGAAAGCGCCGAGAACCGTCCCGCGAAATTCCGCTCCGCTGCTTCCCGCGCCTTTGACGGCAAAGGTTCCGGCGCGTCCAAGGGCTCCGCTGCCTCCAAGCCGGGCGCCGGCCAGTTCAAGCCCGAGGGCTACAAGCCGGGCCAGTCCGCCAAGCCGTACGGCACCAAGGGCGGCGGCGCCTCCCGCACCGGCGGACCCCAGTCCGGTCAGCGCAAGAGCGGGGACCGCGCGTTCCGCAACGAGCGCTTCGGCCAGAACCTGGGTGCCGTCAAGCGCACCAACACCCGCCGTCCGGCCAAGCCCACCATCTCCGAGCACCACGACCCCGAGGGCATCCGCCTGCAGAAGGTCATGGCCCAGGCGGGCGTGGCATCGCGCCGCGTCTGCGAGGACATGATCCGTGAGGGACGCGTGGAGGTCGACGGCGAAGTCGTCACCGAGGTTGGCGTCCGCGTTGATCCCCAGAACGTCACCGTCCACGTGGACGGCATGCGCCTGCAGCTGGACGAGAACCTGAAGTACTACGTCTTCAACAAGCCCAGCGGCGTTGTCTGCACCATGGATGACCCGGAAGGCCGCCCGTGCATCAGCGACTTCCTGAAGAGCACCAACAAGCACGAGCGCCTTTTCCACGTTGGCCGTCTGGACACCAACACTGAGGGCCTGCTGCTGCTGACCAATGACGGCGAGCTGGCCAACCGCCTGACCCACCCATCCTACGAGGTGCCCAAGACTTACCTCGTCCAGGTCCGCGGACCCATGGCCCAGGGTGTCGGCGCCCAGATGCGCGAAGGCATGGAACTTGAGGACGGCTTTGCCAGCGTTGACTCCTTCAAGCTGGTCGACTCCACGCCGGGCCACCTCCTGGTGGAGGTTGTCCTGCACTCGGGCCGCAACCGCATTGTCCGCCGCCTGTTCGACGCCGTCGGTCACCCGGTGGAGCGCCTGGTCCGCACCCAGGTGGGTCCGATCCGGGTGAACGACCAGCGCCAGGGCAGCATCCGCGTGCTCGGCCGCACCGAAGTCGGTCACCTCCTGGCCTCCGTAGGCCTCTAA